Proteins co-encoded in one Vibrio aquimaris genomic window:
- a CDS encoding sensor domain-containing diguanylate cyclase, with translation MEQVFYWLWDTSHGHGLDLVVILFFVLLSAALYSRVQKHIELLVQDAPSALILVEAKTGKLLLSNKNAMQLLAIRRVGKSFLFPDSVSRDFLMSTVGLFAGDGFKCFPIEWKVSKNNRIKVEINGRRTIYRGRIAWLLYLSSHQASHAEMEREIESLSVVRSALDNLSELVFVKNNEGELISTNKAFDRFWGERQQEGCADIKGVVKGRANKRRWTTDEEGRSCLLETYQNILISSSGERIGTIGISHDVTDWHNIQKSLRDEMDRRRDTEVALAQRDTILQNILESSPDAIGIFNENMVYQACNKPFIRALGISDVNELIGKRLQDIIPNDVYRRLSETDQKVLYEGKSLRYIDQLVDSKGNFTWYDVVKSPFRDPASGTNGVLIMARDVSERYLAAQKLEEANQELERLSLVDSLTQIGNRRFFDEQLTTLWSLHSREKNPLAVMLCDIDYFKGFNDHYGHQAGDDALVKVAEAFSSVLHRSSDCVARYGGEEFAFILPNSTAEGAYQVAETIHSKVRQLRLEHNASKVCPILTVSIGIASIVPEPSDTSENLIALADSALYQAKANGRNQTCVHHTSNN, from the coding sequence ATGGAGCAGGTGTTTTACTGGTTGTGGGATACATCTCATGGGCATGGTCTTGACCTCGTAGTGATTCTATTCTTCGTTCTATTGTCGGCCGCGCTCTATTCCCGGGTTCAAAAACATATCGAGCTTCTGGTGCAGGATGCTCCATCAGCGCTTATTCTGGTCGAGGCTAAGACAGGAAAATTGTTACTTTCCAATAAAAATGCGATGCAGTTATTGGCTATTCGTCGTGTCGGTAAATCTTTTTTATTCCCTGATTCTGTGTCGCGAGATTTTTTGATGTCGACAGTGGGGCTTTTTGCTGGGGATGGTTTCAAGTGTTTTCCGATTGAGTGGAAGGTATCCAAAAACAACCGAATCAAAGTAGAGATAAATGGACGAAGAACTATATATCGCGGTCGTATTGCTTGGTTACTCTATTTATCATCTCATCAAGCCTCACATGCAGAGATGGAGCGTGAAATAGAGTCACTGTCTGTGGTACGCAGTGCTTTGGACAATTTGTCTGAACTTGTGTTCGTTAAAAATAACGAAGGTGAACTTATCTCCACGAATAAAGCTTTTGACCGCTTTTGGGGAGAGCGTCAACAAGAAGGATGTGCTGATATTAAAGGTGTTGTTAAAGGCCGAGCTAACAAACGCAGATGGACGACGGATGAGGAAGGTCGAAGCTGTTTATTGGAAACCTATCAAAATATTCTGATTTCCTCTTCTGGCGAAAGAATCGGCACAATAGGCATTAGTCACGACGTTACAGATTGGCACAATATACAGAAGAGTCTGCGTGATGAAATGGATAGACGTCGAGATACTGAAGTAGCGTTAGCGCAGCGTGATACCATTTTGCAAAACATCCTTGAGTCCAGCCCAGATGCCATCGGTATTTTTAATGAGAATATGGTATATCAAGCGTGCAACAAGCCTTTCATCAGAGCGCTAGGAATTTCTGACGTTAATGAACTAATCGGCAAACGCCTTCAAGATATCATTCCTAATGACGTGTACCGTCGCTTGTCAGAGACAGATCAGAAAGTGTTGTATGAGGGAAAATCTCTTCGTTACATCGACCAATTGGTTGACAGTAAAGGAAACTTTACTTGGTACGATGTTGTGAAGTCCCCTTTTCGCGATCCGGCTTCTGGCACAAATGGCGTGTTAATCATGGCGAGAGATGTTTCAGAACGTTATTTAGCGGCACAAAAACTTGAAGAAGCTAATCAGGAGCTGGAACGCTTGAGCTTAGTTGATAGCTTAACGCAAATCGGTAATCGCCGCTTTTTTGATGAGCAGCTCACTACTTTGTGGTCTTTGCACAGTCGCGAGAAAAACCCTTTAGCTGTTATGTTATGTGATATAGATTATTTTAAAGGGTTTAATGATCATTATGGGCACCAGGCCGGCGATGATGCGTTAGTAAAGGTTGCTGAGGCTTTTAGTTCAGTCTTGCATCGCAGTAGTGATTGTGTTGCCCGTTATGGTGGTGAAGAGTTCGCATTTATTTTACCTAACTCCACTGCTGAAGGGGCATATCAAGTGGCAGAAACCATTCACTCAAAAGTGAGACAGCTTAGACTTGAACATAATGCTTCAAAAGTGTGCCCAATCCTGACTGTCAGCATAGGTATTGCAAGCATAGTCCCTGAACCTTCTGACACAAGCGAAAACTTAATAGCACTTGCTGATAGCGCTTTGTATCAGGCCAAAGCTAACGGACGAAATCAAACTTGTGTTCATCACACATCCAACAACTAG